Part of the Catalinimonas alkaloidigena genome is shown below.
GGAAGGTCGTCTGCAATTTCAACAAGAAAGTTTTCCGGCTTTACCAGATTTTCTGCCACACTAACTAAAAGCTTCTTTAGATCAACACTTGTTTTATCTACTTTCTCATGTCCTGCTCTACTATAAGCTAAAATACATTCTATAAGATTTTCCATCTTCTCTAACTGTCTTTTGAAGATAGAAAGCATTTTTTCCTGGTCATTTATGTCTCCATCCTCAACGAGTTGTACTACCCCTTTAAGATTTAAAATTGGAGCCTTCAGGTCATGAGAGACAATATGGGCAAATTGATCTAACTCTTTGTTTCTTTTGAATAGAAGCTCATTTTGTATAGCATATTCGTTAGAAAGCTCCTTTATTTTTACATAATTATGCTCTAGCTCATTATTAAGAGATTGAATTTCCTCTAACTGTTCTTTGGTTTGTGACTCTTTAACCCTTAACTCTTCTAAAGTCTTTAACAGTAGATGATTTTGCCGTTTTAGTTCGTCATAAGGTGAAATAGGTGCTACCTGAGTAAAATGATTACGCCAGCCGGAAAGAATCAAACGATTAATGGGTGGATGGCCTACTGGAAGACGCATGGCGATTTTGACACATGTTCCGGTTTCTACATCGCTATCTATGTCAAACTTATCTGATAGCCGCTTACAGTTTATAATTCCTGTGTGTTGCCCATTGATTTGAGTATCTAATTTTTGCAGCAAAGCATCAAGGTTTCTTATTCCCGGCCCCTGATCTGTGACTATCGCTTGTACATAGTAGCTGCTACCTTCTTGAACAATAAAAAAAGTAACCTCTCCTTTACGGGCATAGGCTAGTGCATTTCTTGAAATTTCTGAAACAGCAGTGGCGAATTTGGTCTGGTCAGTAAAATTTAGCCCGGAGATTTCAGCAAGTCTCATAGCTTTTTTATAGGCGATCACCAGATCCAGTTCTCTGTCCAGTGATACTTCAATGATCGGCTTTTGATCCTTTTCCATCTGTACTGGGATGTTTACATATTATAATAGTTGTATCATCATTTCCCCGGCTATAATCCCGGTAGAGACATGCCGCCAGAATTACTGGATCATATTTTTGTATCTGAAGATACTTTGCAATGTCACAACGAGAGATAAGGCCGTCTGAATGAACAAGTAGGAGCCTTCCTCTTTCCCAGGGTATTTCCTGATCATGAATGCGAGATGACATCACATGTCCGACAATTCCGTTGAAAGAAGGTAAGTGTTTAGTAGTATTGCAACTAATTGTTTTTCCAATAATATTTCCTATTCCGCAAAAAGAAAGTACTTCTTCTTTGAAGTGGTATTTTATCGCCATGGCTACCGCTCCCCTGGTTTTTTTAATCTGGTTGTGAATCTCTCTTAATACCACTTCAGGAGAATCTTTAGGCAAAGTCGCGTATACTTCTATGCCAGCCTGGGAAGCTTCGTAAGCTCCTGCACCATGCCCTAAACCATCCAGTAGCAGTAGGTTTAATACCTGGCTTTTCGGTGCATACTCAATATAATACCCATCACCACAAACCTTTTCATCAGGCTTGGCTATCGAAAGGGCAGCAAAATGAAAAGCTTGTATTTTATGATAAAGCTCTTCTGAGATAAAAAAGCGTGATAGTACTACTGTTCCCTGTCCAGGCTGTGAATAAATCTCAAAAAAGTCAGACTGCCTTTGGATAGCTCCCAAACCTTCTCCTGCTGTACCAGAAGTAGAAAAACCATCTTCCAAAGCTTGTGCAACACTACCAATGCCGGGGCCTTTATCCAGTGTCAATATTTCTATACCTTTCTCTTCTTGTTGCTGCACACTTTTCCAGAGCAACTCTCTGCTTCGCTCTCCAAATTTCAATAAATTAGTTGCCAGTTCGGCAACTACAATCTGAAGTTTAGCGATCTTTTCTGAAGGAAAGCCTAATCTTTCAGCTTCTTTGGTAATATCTTTTTTTATGATGGAAAAATAGCTTCTGTCCTCAATTCTGTATCTGACATAAGCTCCTGTACTACCTTTTCCACCGAATGATGGTAACTGTTGTTCCATGCCCCACTTTTGATTGAACGTCAAAAAAATTT
Proteins encoded:
- a CDS encoding sensor histidine kinase gives rise to the protein MEKDQKPIIEVSLDRELDLVIAYKKAMRLAEISGLNFTDQTKFATAVSEISRNALAYARKGEVTFFIVQEGSSYYVQAIVTDQGPGIRNLDALLQKLDTQINGQHTGIINCKRLSDKFDIDSDVETGTCVKIAMRLPVGHPPINRLILSGWRNHFTQVAPISPYDELKRQNHLLLKTLEELRVKESQTKEQLEEIQSLNNELEHNYVKIKELSNEYAIQNELLFKRNKELDQFAHIVSHDLKAPILNLKGVVQLVEDGDINDQEKMLSIFKRQLEKMENLIECILAYSRAGHEKVDKTSVDLKKLLVSVAENLVKPENFLVEIADDLPILFTEEVFIDQVLSNLLSNAIKYNDKEEGRVKVGFEETAEGELIYFVEDNGMGIPLNKREAVFNMFTILQKKKDVDSTGIGLAIVKKIVNEKGGNIWIEDAIQWNTGSRFCFTWPVEVVHLSKE
- a CDS encoding anti-sigma regulatory factor codes for the protein MEQQLPSFGGKGSTGAYVRYRIEDRSYFSIIKKDITKEAERLGFPSEKIAKLQIVVAELATNLLKFGERSRELLWKSVQQQEEKGIEILTLDKGPGIGSVAQALEDGFSTSGTAGEGLGAIQRQSDFFEIYSQPGQGTVVLSRFFISEELYHKIQAFHFAALSIAKPDEKVCGDGYYIEYAPKSQVLNLLLLDGLGHGAGAYEASQAGIEVYATLPKDSPEVVLREIHNQIKKTRGAVAMAIKYHFKEEVLSFCGIGNIIGKTISCNTTKHLPSFNGIVGHVMSSRIHDQEIPWERGRLLLVHSDGLISRCDIAKYLQIQKYDPVILAACLYRDYSRGNDDTTIIICKHPSTDGKGSKADH